A DNA window from Candidatus Protochlamydia naegleriophila contains the following coding sequences:
- a CDS encoding transaldolase family protein, with protein MDIWLDTTNVKTIQKAVRVGILSGVTTNPSLLAHNKKDVEKTLEDLLHHQEGPVTVQVVADDTHEMLQQGQMLYSFSNRIIVKVPITKNGLEAIHLLVRQGIPTMATVVFHPRQALMAALAGANYVAPYISRIEKMGKDPWEMLNSMTTIFQHYRLQTKILGASLSSIEQVVKCAEIGIYGVTLKDEIFEKMIEDNPATLEGVHQFSEDWKKASSSLFSS; from the coding sequence ATGGACATTTGGCTCGATACCACCAATGTAAAAACTATTCAAAAAGCTGTTCGTGTGGGGATTCTATCTGGCGTTACGACGAACCCCAGTTTGCTTGCCCACAACAAAAAAGATGTAGAAAAAACTTTAGAAGACCTTTTGCATCACCAAGAAGGACCTGTGACGGTTCAAGTCGTGGCCGATGATACGCATGAGATGCTCCAGCAGGGGCAAATGCTCTATTCTTTTTCCAACCGCATCATTGTTAAAGTTCCAATCACAAAAAATGGATTAGAGGCCATTCATCTCCTGGTTAGGCAGGGAATCCCAACCATGGCGACGGTCGTTTTCCATCCTCGTCAAGCTTTGATGGCTGCTTTGGCCGGAGCCAATTACGTTGCTCCCTATATAAGCCGCATTGAAAAAATGGGCAAAGACCCATGGGAGATGCTCAATTCTATGACAACTATTTTTCAGCACTATCGTTTGCAAACAAAAATTTTAGGGGCTTCCTTAAGTTCGATCGAGCAGGTTGTGAAGTGTGCCGAAATAGGCATCTATGGAGTGACGTTGAAGGATGAAATTTTTGAAAAAATGATTGAAGATAATCCGGCCACTTTAGAAGGGGTTCACCAGTTTTCCGAAGACTGGAAAAAAGCTTCTTCTTCTCTTTTTAGTTCGTGA
- a CDS encoding NAD(P)/FAD-dependent oxidoreductase — MDHYDAIIVGAGPAGGQCARELALRGKTVLLIDRAKDFLENNYSSGGGPLQMMEEFAIPSSTVGTYWNRLAISSTSTQANWEADVAFGPVLDFDKLRAFLAEETVKQGGEVRLSCSYQSHALSNGFVQVRLKDLATQEIFPVKTKVLVDATGSERKVLLKNAYDKNQAMAVTGIEYHLNVSPSAYAQFAQSMHFFLGHQWMPQGYGWIFAMAPNRLKVGVIRYFQNKQYLPYDPSYRHYLDKLLALCGESEEGDIIDKHGKTIYYTKGQKEKRHAGPVIAIGDAISSINPLGCEGIRHALVSGRMGGEEIIRFLNQDIVNFEDYDKRMSHYFGRKWLYSKYIIEHLVTSRKDSFVDRVVNSFRLLSNQDIIDIIFHYRFFPFFKAYLTYPFHRLKNRYLK; from the coding sequence ATGGACCACTATGACGCCATCATTGTAGGGGCAGGACCTGCCGGTGGACAATGTGCGCGGGAACTTGCCCTTCGAGGCAAAACAGTTCTTTTAATCGATCGAGCCAAAGACTTTTTGGAAAATAACTATTCAAGTGGAGGGGGACCGCTTCAAATGATGGAAGAATTTGCCATTCCCTCTTCCACAGTCGGGACCTATTGGAACAGGTTGGCCATCTCTTCTACTAGTACACAAGCGAATTGGGAGGCAGATGTTGCTTTTGGCCCCGTTTTGGACTTTGACAAGCTGCGCGCCTTTCTCGCTGAGGAAACGGTCAAGCAAGGAGGGGAAGTGCGCTTAAGCTGCAGCTATCAATCCCACGCTCTTTCCAATGGCTTCGTGCAGGTCAGGCTTAAAGATTTGGCTACCCAGGAAATCTTTCCAGTAAAAACAAAAGTTTTAGTGGATGCTACCGGAAGCGAAAGAAAAGTCCTTTTAAAAAACGCATACGACAAGAATCAAGCCATGGCTGTTACAGGGATCGAGTATCACCTCAACGTCTCACCAAGTGCCTATGCCCAATTTGCCCAATCGATGCACTTTTTCTTAGGGCATCAATGGATGCCTCAAGGATATGGCTGGATTTTTGCCATGGCACCCAATCGTCTAAAAGTAGGAGTCATCCGCTATTTTCAAAATAAACAGTATCTTCCCTATGACCCTTCTTATCGCCACTATCTGGATAAACTTCTCGCCTTATGCGGAGAAAGTGAGGAAGGAGACATCATTGACAAGCATGGAAAAACCATTTACTACACCAAAGGTCAAAAAGAAAAACGGCATGCAGGTCCCGTGATTGCCATCGGCGATGCCATCTCTTCCATTAATCCGTTAGGATGTGAAGGTATTCGACATGCCTTAGTCAGTGGCCGAATGGGTGGAGAAGAAATAATCCGCTTCTTAAATCAAGACATCGTCAATTTTGAAGATTACGACAAAAGAATGAGCCATTATTTTGGTAGGAAATGGCTCTATTCAAAATACATCATAGAACATCTAGTAACTTCTCGTAAGGATTCATTTGTCGATCGCGTTGTCAACTCCTTCAGGCTCCTGAGCAATCAAGACATTATCGACATCATCTTTCACTATCGTTTTTTCCCCTTCTTCAAAGCCTACCTCACCTACCCCTTCCATCGTCTTAAAAACCGTTATTTAAAATGA
- a CDS encoding class I SAM-dependent methyltransferase: protein MPEELELLLVNLFEKNALMSAVLSSPFAKGGQKVTLRQLTIKERPVYQVTTMKERQAFHQNYSSEEALAYFQANIFDFKQTFLHATDTDYQVLINKKRHVTILKKASSKTTLPLAHNRTKHYILNEGTPIPFLIELGVMSPEGKVHAQKKDKFRQVNRFLEMVDDLLAQLSPQPSLHIVDFGCGKAYLTFALFYFLTSIKGYCVKMTGIDLKSDVIELCQKLARKLGCGNDLNFVLGDVNGFETKQSVDLVISLHACDTATDAALEKAVRWQSRAILCVPCCQHELFKQVRNEALAPLLTHGILKERFAALATDAARVQLLEALGYQAQIMEFIDLEHTPKNLLIRATRRKADNQAHAQQAWQAYLTFKEALQIDHSLERRFQKELGG from the coding sequence ATGCCAGAAGAACTAGAACTCCTTTTAGTTAATCTGTTTGAGAAAAACGCTTTGATGAGTGCCGTTTTGAGTTCCCCTTTCGCAAAGGGGGGGCAAAAAGTGACGTTGCGGCAGCTGACTATTAAAGAGCGGCCAGTTTATCAGGTCACGACGATGAAAGAGCGGCAGGCATTTCATCAAAACTACTCTTCAGAAGAGGCTCTTGCTTATTTTCAAGCGAATATATTTGATTTCAAGCAAACATTTTTGCATGCCACTGATACCGATTATCAAGTCCTCATCAACAAGAAGAGGCATGTAACGATTCTCAAGAAGGCTTCTTCAAAAACTACCCTTCCTTTAGCTCATAACCGCACAAAGCACTACATTCTCAATGAAGGAACACCGATCCCCTTTTTGATAGAGCTTGGGGTGATGAGTCCTGAGGGAAAGGTGCATGCTCAAAAGAAGGATAAATTCCGGCAGGTCAATCGCTTCTTGGAAATGGTCGACGATCTCTTGGCTCAACTGAGTCCTCAGCCTTCTTTGCATATCGTCGATTTTGGATGTGGGAAAGCCTATCTCACCTTTGCACTGTTTTACTTTTTGACATCGATCAAGGGCTATTGTGTCAAAATGACGGGAATAGATTTGAAATCGGACGTCATTGAGCTGTGTCAAAAACTTGCTCGCAAGCTTGGATGTGGAAACGATTTAAACTTCGTTTTAGGTGATGTCAATGGCTTCGAAACAAAACAGTCCGTTGATTTGGTTATTTCTTTGCATGCCTGTGATACGGCTACCGACGCGGCCTTAGAAAAGGCTGTTAGATGGCAGTCTCGCGCCATTTTGTGCGTGCCTTGCTGTCAACATGAGCTTTTCAAGCAGGTGCGCAATGAAGCGCTCGCTCCTCTTTTGACACATGGAATCTTGAAGGAGCGGTTTGCTGCCTTGGCAACCGATGCAGCACGCGTTCAGCTTTTGGAGGCTTTGGGGTATCAGGCTCAAATCATGGAATTTATCGATCTTGAACACACACCCAAGAACCTCCTGATTCGCGCCACGCGTCGCAAAGCAGATAACCAGGCTCATGCACAGCAGGCGTGGCAAGCCTACCTAACCTTCAAAGAGGCGCTGCAGATCGATCATTCTTTAGAAAGGCGTTTTCAAAAAGAGTTGGGTGGATGA
- a CDS encoding HD domain-containing protein has protein sequence MSLLPEIVNLLHEIGMLAHVPRSGFAFLGSGKQSVAEHSFRVALIGYALAHLSDQPIDRYKLMMLCLLHDLPEARIGDLNYVQKKYVRPNLGIALEDLAKGSTLGPEVVNWIQDYEQGDSLEAQIAHDADQIELLLVLKREQELGNERAFDWFQRVRQRLQTPMALKLAETILQTPSDNWWMQNRNDPHWIDGGKGRHLPE, from the coding sequence ATGTCACTTCTTCCTGAAATTGTCAATCTCCTACATGAAATTGGAATGCTGGCTCATGTTCCTCGTTCAGGCTTTGCCTTTCTAGGCTCTGGCAAGCAATCGGTTGCCGAGCACAGTTTCCGGGTAGCCTTGATAGGCTATGCTCTGGCTCACTTAAGCGATCAGCCTATCGACCGTTATAAGCTGATGATGCTATGCCTTTTGCACGACTTACCTGAAGCGCGCATCGGTGATCTTAACTACGTGCAAAAAAAATATGTCAGGCCAAATCTTGGCATAGCCTTAGAAGATCTAGCGAAAGGCTCTACTCTTGGGCCTGAAGTAGTGAACTGGATCCAAGACTATGAACAAGGTGATTCGCTAGAGGCTCAAATTGCCCACGATGCCGACCAGATAGAACTCTTGCTCGTCCTCAAAAGAGAACAAGAATTGGGAAATGAAAGAGCATTCGATTGGTTTCAACGCGTACGTCAGCGGCTTCAAACCCCCATGGCACTCAAACTGGCCGAAACAATTCTGCAAACTCCTTCCGATAATTGGTGGATGCAAAATCGCAATGATCCCCACTGGATCGATGGAGGCAAAGGAAGACACCTTCCAGAATAA